A window of Castanea sativa cultivar Marrone di Chiusa Pesio chromosome 1, ASM4071231v1 contains these coding sequences:
- the LOC142609228 gene encoding DEAD-box ATP-dependent RNA helicase 15 isoform X1 produces MGETRENDGYEEELVDYDDEEANAPASVATKVNGETVKKGYVGIHSSGFRDFLLKPELLRAIVDSGFEHPSEVQHECIPQAILGMDVICQAKSGMGKTAVFVLSTLQQIEPVAGQVSAIVLCHTRELAYQICHEFERFSTYLPDLKVAVFYGGVHIKVHKDLLKNECPHIVVGTPGRILALARERDLSLKNVRHFILDECDKMLESLDMRRDVQEIFKMTPHDKQVMMFSATLSKEIRPVCKRFMQEPMEIYVDDEAKLTLHGLVQHYIKLSESEKNRKLNDLLDALDFNQVVIFVKSVNRAAELNKLLKECNFPSICIHSGMSQEERLTRYKGFKEGQSRILVATDLVGRGIDIERVNIVINYDMPDSADTYLHRVGRAGRFGTKGLAITFVSSASDSEVLNNVQMRFEVDIKELPEQIDTSTYMPS; encoded by the exons ATGGGAGAGACCAGGGAGAACGATGGTTACGAAGAAGAGCTTGTTGATTACGATGATGAAGAAGCCAATGCCCCGGCCTCCGTCGCAACCAAAGTCAACGGCGAAACAGTCAAGAA GGGCTATGTTGGAATTCACAGTTCAGGATTCAGAGACTTTCTTTTGAAGCCAGAGCTTCTTCGAGCTATTGTGGACTCGGGATTTGAGCATCCTTCTGAAG TGCAACATGAATGTATCCCTCAAGCTATTCTGGGTATGGATGTCATTTGTCAAGCTAAGTCCGGAATGGGAAAAACTGctgtttttgttctttcaacATTGCAGCAGATTGAACCTGTTGCCGGCCAAGTTTCTGCAATTGTTCTGTGTCATACAAGGGAGTTAGCATACCAG ATTTGTCATGAGTTTGAGAGATTCAGCACATACTTGCCTGATCTAAAGGTTGCTGTCTTCTACGGTGGTGTCCACATCAAAGTTCACAAGGATTTGCTGAAAAATGAATGCCCTCATATTGTTGTTGGAACGCCTGGAAGAATATTGGCACTGGCAAGAGAGAGGGACCTTTCTTTGAAGAACGTGAGGCATTTTATTCTGGATGAATGTGACAAGATGCTTGAATCACTTG ACATGAGGAGAGATGTGCAGGAGATCTTCAAGATGACTCCTCATGATAAACAAGTAATGATGTTTTCTGCAACACTCAGCAAAGAAATCCGCCCAGTTTGCAAGAGATTTATGCAAGAA CCAATGGAAATTTATGTTGACGACGAGGCCAAGTTGACCCTGCATGGTCTTGTTCAg CACTACATCAAATTGAGCGAGTCAGAGAAAAACCGCAAGTTGAATGACCTCCTTGATGCACTGGACTTCAATCAAGTTGTTATCTTTGTCAAAAGTGTTAATAGAGCGGCTGAACTGAACAAACTACTGAAGGAGTGCAATTTTCCCTCCATATGCATCCATTCTGGGATGTCCCAGGAGGAAAG GTTGACGCGCTACAAAGGTTTTAAGGAAGGGCAGTCAAGGATTCTTGTAGCCACTGATTTGGTTGGTAGGGGGATAGACATTGAACGGGTTAACATTGTCATCAATTATGACATGCCAGATTCAGCAGACACTTATCTGCACAGG GTTGGTAGAGCTGGTAGGTTCGGCACCAAAGGGCTTGCAATTACATTTGTTTCATCTGCTTCTGATTCGGAGGTTCTCAATAAT GTTCAGATGAGGTTTGAGGTGGATATAAAAGAACTTCCTGAACAGATTGATACCTCTACATACA tgCCATCATAG
- the LOC142609228 gene encoding DEAD-box ATP-dependent RNA helicase 15 isoform X2 has protein sequence MDVICQAKSGMGKTAVFVLSTLQQIEPVAGQVSAIVLCHTRELAYQICHEFERFSTYLPDLKVAVFYGGVHIKVHKDLLKNECPHIVVGTPGRILALARERDLSLKNVRHFILDECDKMLESLDMRRDVQEIFKMTPHDKQVMMFSATLSKEIRPVCKRFMQEPMEIYVDDEAKLTLHGLVQHYIKLSESEKNRKLNDLLDALDFNQVVIFVKSVNRAAELNKLLKECNFPSICIHSGMSQEERLTRYKGFKEGQSRILVATDLVGRGIDIERVNIVINYDMPDSADTYLHRVGRAGRFGTKGLAITFVSSASDSEVLNNVQMRFEVDIKELPEQIDTSTYMPS, from the exons ATGGATGTCATTTGTCAAGCTAAGTCCGGAATGGGAAAAACTGctgtttttgttctttcaacATTGCAGCAGATTGAACCTGTTGCCGGCCAAGTTTCTGCAATTGTTCTGTGTCATACAAGGGAGTTAGCATACCAG ATTTGTCATGAGTTTGAGAGATTCAGCACATACTTGCCTGATCTAAAGGTTGCTGTCTTCTACGGTGGTGTCCACATCAAAGTTCACAAGGATTTGCTGAAAAATGAATGCCCTCATATTGTTGTTGGAACGCCTGGAAGAATATTGGCACTGGCAAGAGAGAGGGACCTTTCTTTGAAGAACGTGAGGCATTTTATTCTGGATGAATGTGACAAGATGCTTGAATCACTTG ACATGAGGAGAGATGTGCAGGAGATCTTCAAGATGACTCCTCATGATAAACAAGTAATGATGTTTTCTGCAACACTCAGCAAAGAAATCCGCCCAGTTTGCAAGAGATTTATGCAAGAA CCAATGGAAATTTATGTTGACGACGAGGCCAAGTTGACCCTGCATGGTCTTGTTCAg CACTACATCAAATTGAGCGAGTCAGAGAAAAACCGCAAGTTGAATGACCTCCTTGATGCACTGGACTTCAATCAAGTTGTTATCTTTGTCAAAAGTGTTAATAGAGCGGCTGAACTGAACAAACTACTGAAGGAGTGCAATTTTCCCTCCATATGCATCCATTCTGGGATGTCCCAGGAGGAAAG GTTGACGCGCTACAAAGGTTTTAAGGAAGGGCAGTCAAGGATTCTTGTAGCCACTGATTTGGTTGGTAGGGGGATAGACATTGAACGGGTTAACATTGTCATCAATTATGACATGCCAGATTCAGCAGACACTTATCTGCACAGG GTTGGTAGAGCTGGTAGGTTCGGCACCAAAGGGCTTGCAATTACATTTGTTTCATCTGCTTCTGATTCGGAGGTTCTCAATAAT GTTCAGATGAGGTTTGAGGTGGATATAAAAGAACTTCCTGAACAGATTGATACCTCTACATACA tgCCATCATAG
- the LOC142622949 gene encoding uncharacterized protein LOC142622949: protein MSSGGLGSAAASLQSCFSPTTRRCSSYSYAPTSLIPRTLSSPNLKLKGLRFSGPKGNRIYSNSSNRPGGADGGSASGDSDSRGVLDAFFLGKALAEALNERIESTVGEFLSAVGRLQAEQQKQVQDFQEDVLERAKKAKEKAAREAMEAQGLIPKSTVVDTPATDSVDSVTASSTVSEISAADPSSLSSSTTPMSQSYRGPADKQEPALGVSNDD, encoded by the exons ATGAGTAGTGGGGGTTTGGGTTCAGCAGCAGCTTCCCTACAAAGCTGCTTTTCACCAACAACCCGCAGATGTAGTAGTTATTCCTATGCACCCACTTCACTCATTCCTCGTACCTTGTCTTCCCCGAATCTCAAGCTCAAAGGTCTCAGATTTTCTGGACCCAAAGGAAATCGAATATACAGTAATAGCAGCAACAGACCTGGTGGTGCTGATGGTGGTTCTGCCTCTG GTGATAGTGACAGCAGAGGTGTTCTGGATGCATTTTTCTTGGGAAAAGCTCTAGCGGAAGCCTTAAATGAACGCATTGAGTCTACAGTTGGCGAGTTTTTGAGTGCAGTTGGTAGGCTGCAAGCTGAGCAACAAAAGCAAGTACAGGACTTCCAG GAAGATGTGTTGGAAAGAGCCAAAAAAGCTAAGGAGAAAGCAGCACGGGAGGCCATGGAGGCACAAGGACTAATTCCGAAGTCTACTGTAGTAGATACACCAGCAACTGATAGTGTTGATTCTGTTACTGCATCATCAACGGTCAGTGAGATTAGTGCTGCAGATCCATCCTCATTGTCTAGTTCGACTACTCCCATGTCCCAGTCATATAGAGGTCCTGCTGATAAGCAGGAACCTGCTTTAGGGGTGTCAAATGATGACTGA
- the LOC142622673 gene encoding sister chromatid cohesion protein PDS5 homolog C-like, with translation MTSFDRKLEKQLKDREFDKQIKEAGNKLLNPPSSIDDLLTLLDKVENLLAYVEQEPSKSMRDALLPSVKALITNKLLRHVEMNVKVLVVSCIIEITRITTLDAPYKDEQMKEVFQFIVAVFENMPHVSTRSYKKIIRSNYPLAVLSAMETIMNLVIDESEDISLDLLSSLFASVYKKGKSECFIYVMEIRGANNH, from the exons ATGACTTCCTTTGATAGAAAGCTTGAGAAGCAGCTTAAAGATAGAGAATTTGATAAGCAAATTAAGGAGGCTGGGAATAAACTCCTTAACCCTCCTTCCTCCATTGATGATCTTCTCACTCTTCTTGATaaagttgaaaatttgttaGCATATGTGGAGCAAGAACCATCCAAATCAATGCGAGATGCACTTTTACCCTCAGTGAAGGCATTGATCACTAATAAACTTTTGAGACATGTTGAAATGAATGTGAAGGTTTTAGTTGTATCTTGCATTATTGAGATTACAAGGATAACAACACTAGATGCCCCATATAAGGATGAGCAAATGAAAGAAGTATTTCAGTTTATTGTGGCAGTATTTGAAAATATGCCTCATGTGTCTACTCGCTCTTATAAAAAG ATAATTAGGTCCAACTATCCACTTGCTGTACTTTCAGCCATGGAAACAATTATGAATCTGGTCATAGATGAAAGTGAAGACATTTCCTTAGATCTTCTCAGTTCACTTTTTGCTAGTGtatataagaaaggaaaatcagAATGTTTCATCTATGTTATGGAAATTAGGGGAGCAAATAATCACTAG